TGCCCTTGACGAAGAAGTCCGCGCCACGCGTGGTGCCGCGCCCGCCCGTGCCCAGGTCGTAGCCGCGCCCCAGCTCCGCCAGCTCGGCGTAGCGCTTCTGGTACACCTCCACCCTGAAGAGCGCGCCCTCGCCGGCGGCGTCGCCCATCACCAGCCCGCCGATCAGGTGCTCGGCGCGCATGGAGGGGATCCCCGGCTTGCCCAGCGTGCTGTCGTAGGCCAGCGGGCCAGGCACCTGGTGGTAGCGCCCCCACGCGAACATCAGCGCGGTGCTGCCGCCGCCCAGCCGCAGCGCCGCGGCCACCCTGGGGTCCCAGGTGCGGGCATCGGTGAGGCTGGCGTGGTCCGAGCGGAGGCCCGCCGTGATCCCCAGCGAGCTCACCGGGTGCCACTCGGACTCCAGCCACGAGCCGTTGCGGATGCCGGTGACGCGCGACCCCAGGAAGCGGGTGGGCGCGCCGGGAGCGTCGTCGCCGCCGCTGGCCGGCACGTAGCCGTCGAAGCGCGAGGTGCGGCGCTCCCACTCGGCGCCCAGCCGCATCGTCACCAGGTCGGTGGTGGCCCACGCCATCTCGCCGCGCCCCTGCAGGTAGCGCTCGCGCCGGTCCAGCCTGTACGCCCGGTACGACTCGCCCTTGGTGGACTCCGACGTGGAGAGCGCAAAGGTGGGCGAGAACGCGCCCCACACGTCGCGCCCGGAGAGCACGGCCAGCCCGCTGTGCTGGTCGCTATGGAAGGCGCTGTGGAACGCCGCCGAGTCGCTCGCCCCCTGTACCAGGTCGCGCTGGCTGAGGGCGAACAGCTTCACCTGCCGCTCGCGCCGCGGGCTCCACACGATGCCGCCGCTCAGGTCCGTCCCTTCGGGCGCCACGTCGAAGCCGTCGCGCCCGTTGACCCGAAAGAGGAGGCCCGTGCTGGTGCGCGTGGCCGTGGCGCGCACCCCCAGGCTCTTGGGCAGCGCCAGCGCCACCGAGCTGGAGAGCGCCGCGATGGATGCGCTCACGCTCAGCGTGTTGCGCGCGGGGCGCCCCACCGTCTCCAGCGCCACCAATCCGGAGAGCGCGTCGCCGTAGCGCGACCCGAAGCCGCCGGACGAGAAGAAGACGCCGTTCAGCAGGAAGGGGTCGAAGGTGCCGAACGCCGCGCCGGTGGGAGTCTCCAGCCGGTACGGGGTGAGCACCACCGCCCCGTCCAGGAGGATCTTGGTCTCCGATACGTCGCCGCCGCGCACGAAGAGGCCGGCCGACTCGTTGACGGAGGTGACGCCGGGAAAGGTCTGCAGCGCGCGGTAGATGTCGCCCGCGCTCCCGGGGATGGTCACCGCCTCCACCGGGGTGATGGTCACGCCGGCGCGCGAGGGGTCGTCGCCAAAGGTGCTGGCCTGCACCCGGATCGCCTCCAGCGTCACCGCCCGCTGGGCCAGGGTCACGGCGAGCGGCGCGGACGAGGGGAGCGCCACGGCCACCCGCGTCTCGCCGAAGCCCAGCCGCTGCACCACCAGCGTGGCGGCGCCCGTCTGCGTGGTCTGCAGGGTGAAGCGCCCCGCCGAGTCCGTGGAAGTCCCGTCCAGCGAGGGGAGGACGAAGACGTTTGCCCCCTCCACACCCGCGCCGTCGGTGCCGCGCACGGTTCCGCGCAGCGCGCTCTGGGCAGCCGCGGGGCACACCGTGAACGCCGCCGCCACCAGGGCGGCCAGCGCCGTGCACCGGCCGATCGAGAGCGCGTTCATCCGCTCACCACACCCAGGTTGGGGAGAAGGACGTGCTTCACCCAGCGGTACTCGGGCGCGATGCGGAGCGCGCCGCGCAGCGCGTCCAGCGCCCGCTCCGGCTCCCCCGTCTCGCCCAGCGCCATCCCCTGGTACGCCAGCGCCTGCGCGTGCCCCCACCGCGGGCCCAGCGGCTCGGTGGAGCTCCACGTCTCGAAGCACTCCACAGCGCGGCCGAAGCCTTCCAGCGCCTGCGCCCGGTCGCCGCCGGCGTAGCGCGGCGTGGTCCAGAGCTGCAGCGCCCTCAGCAGCACCACGCGCGGGTTCTCGGGCTCCAGGTACTCGGCCTCGGCCAGTGCGCGGGTCTTGCGCTCGCCCAGCCAGGGGATGCGCAGCGGCGAGTAGCGGATCTGCATCCCGTAGCAGGTGGAGGCCAGCGCCCGGGGCTCGCCGCTCGCCGGAAGGAGGCGCGCCGAATCCCTGAGGTGCTCCACGGCGGCGGCCAGGTGCTCCGCCGCTTCCTTTTTCTCGTTCTGGCGCAGGGCGGCCAGGCGGTAGCGGGCGTAGCCGTGGTGGTAGCGCACCCACCCGGCCGTCTCCCCCTCCGCCGCGATCCCCTCCAGCAGCGTGGCGGCGTCGCGGATCATGGCGACCTGGGCCAGGGTGCTTCCCCGGTCCAGGAGCTCGCGGGCCTCCATCACGGATGCTTCGGTCATGGTCACCTTCCCACGGCGGCGGTGAACGGCGCGCCGGCGGCGGGCGCCGGGCGGGGTGCGGCCGGGTGGCGCCAGCGGTCCAGCAGAACGGCCCCGGAGTTGTACGCGGCGTGCGCCAGCACCACCGCCGAAAGGTCGCCGCGCCAGGCGAAGGCGGCCCCCAGCA
The Longimicrobium sp. DNA segment above includes these coding regions:
- a CDS encoding carboxypeptidase-like regulatory domain-containing protein, translated to MNALSIGRCTALAALVAAAFTVCPAAAQSALRGTVRGTDGAGVEGANVFVLPSLDGTSTDSAGRFTLQTTQTGAATLVVQRLGFGETRVAVALPSSAPLAVTLAQRAVTLEAIRVQASTFGDDPSRAGVTITPVEAVTIPGSAGDIYRALQTFPGVTSVNESAGLFVRGGDVSETKILLDGAVVLTPYRLETPTGAAFGTFDPFLLNGVFFSSGGFGSRYGDALSGLVALETVGRPARNTLSVSASIAALSSSVALALPKSLGVRATATRTSTGLLFRVNGRDGFDVAPEGTDLSGGIVWSPRRERQVKLFALSQRDLVQGASDSAAFHSAFHSDQHSGLAVLSGRDVWGAFSPTFALSTSESTKGESYRAYRLDRRERYLQGRGEMAWATTDLVTMRLGAEWERRTSRFDGYVPASGGDDAPGAPTRFLGSRVTGIRNGSWLESEWHPVSSLGITAGLRSDHASLTDARTWDPRVAAALRLGGGSTALMFAWGRYHQVPGPLAYDSTLGKPGIPSMRAEHLIGGLVMGDAAGEGALFRVEVYQKRYAELAELGRGYDLGTGGRGTTRGADFFVKGTGPMGVTGRLSYTFLHARRTDPTTGLLARSPFDITHSAVAIVEREWKSRFRLGATYRMSTGAPFTDVLGAHRDGDRFIPEYGTPFGERLPRFERLDVSANILHSFWRGNTSAIYLSVSNALDRRNVSGYSYSEDYSERVTAGSLFRRTIYFGISTTNNW